One stretch of Sphingomonas rosea DNA includes these proteins:
- a CDS encoding NAD kinase — translation MNADLPKGATTRQDLAAEGIALVASHGEAAQAAAAMLRRRYHFADERQARILVALGGDGFMLHTLHQMLDGGEAIPVFGINRGTVGFLMNEWRLDCLGERIANARRIEVAPLTMRAETIHGDEWTHAAINEVSLLRETRQAAKIEVLVNGRVVLPELVADGVLVATPAGSTAYNFSARGPILPLSANLLALTPIAPFRPRRWAGAILPDETRVTFNVMEPTDRLVAAVADQFEVRDVKSVEVSLDRARPLTLLFDPDQALDERIAAEQFAT, via the coding sequence TTGAACGCGGACCTGCCCAAGGGCGCGACGACCCGCCAGGACCTTGCCGCCGAGGGGATCGCGCTCGTCGCGAGCCATGGCGAGGCGGCGCAGGCGGCGGCGGCGATGCTGCGCCGGCGCTATCATTTCGCCGACGAGCGGCAGGCGCGGATCCTGGTCGCGCTCGGCGGCGACGGGTTCATGCTCCACACGCTGCACCAGATGCTCGACGGCGGCGAGGCGATCCCGGTGTTCGGGATCAACCGCGGCACGGTCGGCTTCCTGATGAACGAGTGGCGGCTCGACTGCCTCGGCGAGCGGATCGCGAACGCGCGCCGGATCGAGGTCGCGCCGCTGACGATGCGCGCCGAGACGATCCATGGCGACGAATGGACCCATGCCGCGATCAACGAGGTGTCGCTGCTGCGCGAGACCCGGCAGGCAGCGAAGATCGAAGTGCTGGTAAACGGGCGCGTGGTGCTGCCCGAACTGGTCGCCGACGGGGTGCTGGTGGCAACGCCCGCGGGGTCGACCGCCTATAATTTCTCGGCGCGGGGACCGATCCTGCCCTTGTCGGCCAATCTCCTCGCCTTGACCCCGATCGCGCCGTTCCGGCCGCGGCGCTGGGCGGGCGCGATCCTCCCCGACGAGACGCGGGTCACGTTCAACGTGATGGAGCCGACCGACCGGCTGGTGGCGGCGGTGGCCGACCAGTTCGAGGTGCGCGACGTCAAGTCGGTCGAGGTGAGCCTCGACCGGGC
- a CDS encoding EAL domain-containing protein → MERNAISIARRASDLPPTPAPMPRRDKALLELLTADRIALAFQPQWSVATGKVVGVEALARAPEGLAPEDLFARAAAANLSERLSRSVQRKALQAAAGWTGAMASLRLSLNLLPEDLARPGYERWLLDEIAAAGLQPERITAEITESSLIADPVAAAARLACLRAAGVRIAVDDFGTGYASLAWLTTLPLDLIKIDRGLILDLVGGRRAQIVVKALIALARELELKVVVEGVEEEEQLALLRDWGCDYYQGFLGAKAMGEEELAGFLTA, encoded by the coding sequence ATGGAGCGTAACGCCATCAGCATCGCCCGGCGGGCCAGCGACCTTCCGCCGACCCCGGCGCCGATGCCGCGGCGGGACAAGGCGCTCCTCGAACTGCTCACCGCCGACCGGATCGCGCTCGCCTTCCAGCCGCAGTGGAGCGTCGCCACCGGCAAGGTCGTCGGTGTCGAGGCGCTCGCCCGTGCGCCCGAGGGGCTCGCTCCCGAGGACCTCTTCGCCCGCGCCGCCGCCGCCAACCTGTCCGAGCGCCTGTCGCGCTCGGTCCAGCGCAAGGCGCTCCAGGCGGCCGCCGGCTGGACCGGGGCGATGGCGAGCCTGCGCCTGTCGCTCAACCTCCTGCCCGAGGATCTCGCGCGGCCCGGCTACGAACGCTGGCTCCTCGACGAGATCGCCGCCGCCGGCTTGCAACCCGAACGCATCACCGCCGAGATCACCGAAAGCTCGCTCATCGCCGATCCGGTTGCCGCCGCCGCGCGGCTCGCCTGCCTGCGCGCCGCCGGGGTCCGCATCGCGGTCGACGATTTCGGCACCGGCTATGCCAGCCTCGCCTGGCTGACGACCCTCCCGCTCGACCTCATCAAGATCGACCGCGGCCTCATTCTCGACCTCGTCGGCGGCCGCCGCGCGCAGATCGTGGTCAAGGCCCTGATCGCGCTCGCCCGCGAACTCGAACTCAAGGTCGTGGTCGAGGGGGTCGAGGAGGAAGAGCAGCTCGCGCTCCTGCGCGACTGGGGCTGCGATTACTATCAGGGCTTCCTCGGCGCCAAGGCGATGGGCGAGGAGGAACTGGCGGGCTTCCTTACCGCGTGA
- a CDS encoding class I SAM-dependent methyltransferase, which produces MSTPFIDLFSGHAGLYAAARPTYPAHVIADIAALAPGRGQAWDAGTGNGQAARSLAAHFDAVFATDPSAEQIAAAEPAGRVTYAVEPAERCSLPDASCDLILAAQAAHWFEPRAFGTEVTRLLKPGGIVAAIGYGWWYVDRQVDAIVGGLLKQVEPHWQPGNWTLIDGYRALELPGEEVRLTPAAIHLAWERPQVEAYVRSWSVVQKLGEAVTDATFAALREAWPDGQKRHVTMPVVSRVHRL; this is translated from the coding sequence GTGAGCACGCCCTTCATCGACCTCTTCTCGGGCCACGCCGGCCTCTACGCCGCGGCCCGCCCGACCTATCCCGCCCACGTCATCGCCGACATCGCCGCGCTCGCGCCTGGCCGCGGGCAGGCGTGGGACGCCGGAACGGGCAACGGGCAGGCCGCGCGCAGCCTCGCGGCCCATTTCGACGCCGTCTTCGCGACCGACCCGAGCGCCGAGCAGATCGCCGCCGCCGAGCCTGCCGGGCGCGTCACTTATGCGGTCGAGCCCGCCGAGCGCTGCAGCCTGCCCGATGCCAGCTGCGACCTCATCCTCGCCGCGCAGGCCGCGCACTGGTTCGAGCCCCGCGCGTTCGGTACCGAAGTGACGCGTCTCCTCAAGCCCGGCGGGATCGTCGCGGCGATCGGCTACGGCTGGTGGTATGTCGATCGGCAGGTCGACGCGATCGTCGGCGGCCTGCTCAAACAGGTCGAGCCGCACTGGCAGCCCGGCAACTGGACGCTGATCGACGGCTACCGCGCACTGGAGCTTCCGGGCGAAGAGGTCCGCCTGACACCCGCCGCCATCCACCTCGCCTGGGAACGGCCGCAGGTGGAAGCCTATGTCCGCAGCTGGTCGGTGGTGCAGAAGCTCGGCGAAGCAGTGACCGACGCCACCTTCGCCGCGCTGCGCGAGGCCTGGCCCGACGGCCAGAAGCGCCACGTCACCATGCCGGTCGTCAGCCGGGTCCACCGCCTTTAG
- the mfd gene encoding transcription-repair coupling factor, with translation MSDLQRILKAGEPLTLASVPAGFLPWLAANLARAAHGRAGSGRLVVIASDEAAMRALAETAPAFAPELEVVTFPAWDCLPYDRASPALRVMAERLSALHRLQGRIERPQLFVTTANAATQRTLTPFRIRQLTRRLAPGERMEREALITLLTANGYHRTDNVSEAGEFAVRGGLLDLYPSGLPHAIRLDFFGDEIETMRAFDPADQRTIGAAEAFTLMPASEALLDEDSVKRFRARYREHFGATATGDPLYQAVSEGRRLAGMEHWLPLFEERLDTLFAHLGDGDLIIRDGGVDGSIVSRREAIQDYFSNRERAMVAEPGSYRPLAPSELYLSTKEWDGLVADRPIHLASAFPEPASNKVIDFGVTLARDFAPERTAQENVYEAVVKHVGKLKKDHKIILASYTVGARERLAGLLKDHGLVSQKLADSWQDALGAPQDAALLVLPLDHGFTTPDIAVLTEQDMLGDRLVRRRKRRKSADAFLSELATLTPGDLVVHAEHGIGRYEGLTQVQVGKSPHDCVALEYAGGNKLYVPVENIDVLSRYGSGEEGVALDRLGGEAWQRRKARMKERIREIAGELIKTAALRATRQGVVAEPDSAYPAMVDRFPYEETDDQNRAIGDVLEDLAAGRPMDRLVCGDVGFGKTEVALRAAFVAAMAGYQVAVVCPTTLLARQHYSNFVERMKGFPIEVGRLSRLVSSTEAKRTKELLEEGQIDIVVGTHAILAKGIKFKKLGLVIVDEEQRFGVTHKERLKALKADVHVLTLTATPIPRTLQMAMSGLRELSVIQTPPVDRLAVRTYVTPWDPVVIREALLREHYRGGQSYFVVPRISDLPDIEEWLREEVPEVKPIVAHGQLAPTEVEERMSAFYDRKYDVLLSTTIVESGLDIPSANTLIVHRAERFGLAQLYQLRGRVGRSKTRAYAYMTTPPDRQVTETAEKRLTVLSNLDTLGAGFQLASHDLDIRGAGNLLGDEQSGHIKEVGFELYQSMLEDAILDMKAGGNREDKPDEFSPQINVEAPIMIPEDYVPDLDLRMGLYRRLGELEAPQEVEEFAAELIDRFGKLPEETSNLLQVVETKIHCRAACIAKLDAGQRGAVVTFAPSGFPEVKGLFDYIARLKGSAKLRPDQKLVVSRDWATPAQRLNGVLQLSRGLARVAAAGKREKVAA, from the coding sequence GTGAGCGATCTCCAGCGTATCCTGAAGGCGGGCGAACCGCTGACGCTGGCGAGCGTGCCGGCGGGCTTCCTGCCGTGGCTCGCGGCCAATCTCGCGCGCGCCGCGCATGGGCGCGCAGGGAGCGGGCGGCTGGTGGTGATCGCGTCCGACGAGGCGGCGATGCGCGCGCTCGCCGAGACCGCGCCGGCCTTCGCGCCCGAGCTCGAGGTCGTCACCTTTCCGGCGTGGGACTGCCTGCCCTACGACCGCGCCTCCCCTGCCCTCCGGGTCATGGCCGAGCGCCTGTCCGCGCTGCACCGGCTGCAGGGCAGGATCGAGCGGCCGCAGCTGTTCGTCACCACCGCCAATGCCGCGACCCAGCGGACCCTGACCCCGTTCCGGATCCGCCAGCTGACGCGGCGCCTCGCGCCCGGCGAGCGGATGGAGCGCGAGGCGCTGATCACGCTGCTGACCGCCAACGGCTATCACCGGACCGACAACGTGTCCGAGGCGGGCGAGTTCGCGGTGCGCGGTGGGCTCCTCGACCTCTATCCCTCGGGACTGCCGCACGCGATCCGGCTCGATTTCTTCGGCGACGAGATCGAGACGATGCGCGCCTTCGATCCCGCCGACCAGCGCACCATCGGCGCGGCGGAGGCCTTCACGCTGATGCCCGCGTCCGAGGCCCTCCTCGACGAGGACAGCGTCAAGCGCTTCCGGGCACGCTACCGCGAGCATTTCGGCGCCACCGCGACCGGCGATCCGCTCTACCAGGCGGTAAGCGAAGGCCGGCGGCTGGCGGGGATGGAGCATTGGCTGCCCTTGTTCGAGGAGCGGCTCGACACCCTCTTCGCGCATCTTGGCGATGGCGACCTGATCATCCGCGACGGCGGGGTCGACGGGTCGATCGTAAGCCGGCGCGAGGCGATCCAGGACTATTTTTCGAACCGCGAACGGGCGATGGTCGCCGAGCCCGGCAGCTACCGGCCGCTCGCCCCGTCCGAACTCTATCTCTCGACCAAGGAATGGGACGGGCTGGTCGCCGACCGGCCGATCCACCTCGCCTCGGCCTTCCCCGAGCCCGCGTCAAACAAGGTGATCGACTTCGGCGTGACGCTGGCGCGCGATTTCGCGCCCGAGCGGACGGCGCAGGAGAATGTCTACGAAGCCGTGGTCAAGCACGTCGGCAAGCTCAAGAAAGACCACAAGATCATCCTGGCGAGCTACACCGTCGGCGCGCGCGAGCGGCTGGCGGGGTTGCTCAAGGATCACGGGCTCGTCAGCCAGAAGCTGGCGGACAGCTGGCAGGACGCGCTGGGCGCGCCGCAGGACGCGGCGCTGCTGGTGCTGCCGCTCGACCATGGCTTCACCACGCCCGATATCGCGGTGCTCACCGAGCAGGACATGCTCGGCGACCGGCTGGTGCGGCGGCGCAAGCGCCGCAAGAGCGCCGACGCCTTCCTCAGCGAACTGGCGACGCTGACGCCGGGCGACCTCGTCGTCCATGCCGAGCACGGCATCGGCCGCTACGAGGGGCTGACGCAGGTCCAGGTCGGCAAGAGCCCGCACGACTGCGTCGCGCTCGAATATGCCGGCGGCAACAAGCTCTACGTGCCGGTCGAGAATATCGACGTCCTGTCGCGCTATGGCAGCGGCGAGGAAGGCGTGGCGCTCGACCGGCTCGGCGGCGAGGCGTGGCAGCGGCGCAAGGCGCGGATGAAGGAGCGGATCCGCGAGATCGCGGGCGAGCTCATCAAGACCGCGGCGCTGCGCGCGACCCGGCAGGGCGTCGTGGCCGAGCCCGACAGCGCCTATCCCGCGATGGTCGACCGCTTTCCCTACGAAGAGACCGATGACCAGAACCGCGCGATCGGCGACGTCCTCGAGGACCTCGCCGCCGGGCGGCCGATGGACCGGCTGGTGTGCGGCGACGTCGGCTTCGGCAAGACCGAGGTCGCGCTGCGCGCCGCGTTCGTGGCGGCGATGGCGGGCTATCAGGTGGCGGTGGTCTGTCCGACCACCCTGCTCGCCCGGCAGCATTATTCGAATTTCGTCGAGCGGATGAAGGGTTTCCCGATCGAGGTCGGGCGCCTGTCGCGGCTCGTTTCCTCGACCGAGGCCAAGCGGACCAAGGAGCTGCTCGAGGAAGGGCAGATCGACATCGTGGTCGGCACGCACGCGATCCTCGCCAAGGGCATCAAGTTCAAGAAGCTGGGGCTCGTCATCGTCGACGAGGAGCAGCGCTTCGGGGTGACGCACAAGGAGCGGCTCAAGGCCTTGAAGGCCGACGTCCACGTGCTGACGCTGACCGCGACGCCAATTCCCAGGACGCTGCAGATGGCGATGAGCGGGCTTCGCGAACTCAGCGTCATCCAGACCCCGCCGGTCGATCGCCTGGCGGTGCGGACCTACGTCACGCCGTGGGATCCGGTGGTGATCCGCGAGGCGCTGCTGCGCGAACATTATCGCGGCGGGCAGAGCTATTTCGTGGTCCCGCGAATCTCCGACCTTCCCGACATCGAGGAATGGCTGCGCGAGGAAGTGCCCGAGGTGAAGCCGATCGTCGCCCACGGCCAGCTCGCGCCGACCGAGGTCGAGGAGCGGATGAGCGCCTTCTACGACCGCAAATATGACGTGCTGCTGTCGACCACGATCGTCGAGAGCGGGCTCGACATTCCGAGCGCGAACACGCTGATCGTCCACCGCGCCGAGCGGTTCGGCCTCGCGCAATTGTACCAGCTGCGCGGGCGCGTCGGTCGGTCGAAGACCCGCGCCTACGCCTATATGACGACCCCGCCCGACCGGCAGGTGACCGAGACGGCGGAGAAGCGGCTGACGGTGCTGTCGAACCTCGACACGCTGGGCGCGGGCTTCCAGCTTGCGAGCCACGACCTCGACATTCGCGGCGCGGGCAATTTGCTCGGCGACGAGCAGTCGGGGCACATCAAGGAAGTCGGGTTCGAGCTCTATCAGTCGATGCTCGAGGATGCGATCCTCGACATGAAGGCTGGCGGCAACCGCGAGGACAAGCCCGACGAATTCTCGCCCCAGATCAATGTCGAGGCGCCGATCATGATCCCCGAGGATTACGTCCCCGACCTCGACCTGCGCATGGGCCTCTATCGCCGGCTGGGCGAGCTCGAGGCGCCGCAGGAAGTGGAGGAGTTCGCCGCCGAGCTCATCGACCGGTTCGGGAAATTGCCCGAGGAGACGAGCAACCTCCTGCAGGTGGTCGAGACCAAGATCCACTGCCGCGCGGCGTGCATCGCCAAACTGGATGCCGGACAGCGCGGCGCGGTCGTGACCTTCGCGCCGTCGGGCTTCCCCGAGGTCAAGGGATTGTTCGACTATATCGCGCGGCTGAAGGGGAGCGCGAAGCTTCGCCCCGACCAGAAGCTCGTCGTCAGCCGCGACTGGGCGACCCCGGCGCAGCGGCTGAACGGCGTGCTGCAGCTGAGCCGCGGGCTGGCGCGGGTCGCGGCGGCGGGGAAACGCGAGAAGGTCGCCGCCTAA
- a CDS encoding succinate dehydrogenase assembly factor 2 encodes MLDDVTTKRLRWRAHHRGTKEADRMIGGFFDRYCGGWTPEEQALFEALLEEQDVDIMAWAIGTQPVPERFQGPMMTLMQRLDYLPIDR; translated from the coding sequence ATGCTCGACGACGTGACGACCAAGCGCCTGCGGTGGCGGGCCCATCATCGTGGGACCAAGGAGGCCGACCGGATGATCGGCGGCTTCTTCGATCGCTATTGCGGCGGCTGGACGCCCGAGGAGCAGGCCTTGTTCGAGGCGCTGCTCGAGGAGCAGGACGTCGACATCATGGCGTGGGCGATCGGGACCCAGCCGGTGCCTGAGCGGTTTCAGGGTCCGATGATGACCCTGATGCAACGCCTCGACTACCTCCCGATCGACCGGTGA